A region of the Candidatus Deferrimicrobiaceae bacterium genome:
CCTTGGTGCTGGTGGTTTCGCTGTTCGGAGGGTGCGCCCGGAATAAGCAGGCGCTGCGTGCGGAGGAATCCGGCGTGGCCGTCCGGCTGCCTCCTCTGGAAGCCATGGATGTTCGCCTCCGATCGGAAAGGCCGGAAACGCCCCCGAAGCTGCCCCTCTCCCTGGCGGATGAGACGAGGGACCGCTGGCTCACGCTGTTCGAGGTAACGTTCAGCCCCGTAGCCGCGGGAAACCTCCCCGAAAAAGGGCCGCCGAAGGAGTAGGGAACACCGATACCGGTAACGGAGTCGGCCCCCGCGGCGCGCCGGGGTCACCGGACGGATCTGCCCCCGCGGCCGCCCCCGGTACCGAAATCGTATCCGCCTCGGCCGACGTCCCGAACGGCATCACCCCGGGTTCCCCCGGATCTCTCCCGGGAGGGGGAACGGTTTTCCATCGAGCGTTCCACGGTGGGAACGCCTCCCGGAACCGACCTGCCTCCTGCTCCGGGTCCCAGGGCGCGTCCGGCATCGGGCGTCGTTCTCCCCGGAAGCGCCGGCGCCCTCTCCCGGATTCGCGGAGAGGACTCCCTTACGCCTCTCAGAGGCGCCACCTGACCGGGGGAGGATCCCCGCTCCCGGACGCGATTCCCGTACCGCTCCGATCGGGCCGGCTCCCTTACCCCCTGCATTCGGGATTCCGATCGACTTTGCGGTCTGGCTGACGGAGGCGATTCCCGCTGCAACCTCTCCGGCCGCGCCGGGCGCTCTTGCGCCGGGCGTTCCGTTCCCCGGATGCTCTCCTGGGGTCGCTCGCCCCTTCCGGGTCGGGACCGGTCGATCCCCTGTTCCCTTCGCGCCGGACCTGTTCTTGACCCGCTCTGCATCCTCACCCCTCCTTCCCCGCGAGGGGTCGTGCTCCGCGTCCGAACCGCTTCACGGCTCTCTCTCCGGACGGCGGTCCAGTCGCGCCACTCGCCCGCACTGCTCCCTCCCCGCCGCACGTAGACGGTCCCGCGCGAAAGCGGGCGTTCCCACGAGGAAAGCCGGGAGTCGGAACGGGTGAATGCGATGCGTCCCCTCCGCTCGCCGGGTCGAAGCGGAACCCACCGCACACGGCTGCCGTCCCGGACGAAACGGACGTTCGCGGGGTAATAATACGCGCGAGAATGATAATAGGGGTAGTGATAGTTCCCGAACGCAAAGGATAAGGAGACGAACGAATGGAACGGATACCAGACCCAGCCGAAGACCGCGTCGGTGTACCAGTACCCGTAATGGTAGGGATACCACCCCCACGGCTCGTAGGAGATCCAGGTCCACCCGTACGGGGAGACCCAGCCCCATCTCCCGTAATAATACGGGGACCACCCCGGGGACACCCTCGGACGCCACACATACCCGTATTCCTGCGAATTCACCCATTCCCCGTAATCCCGGAGTTCGTATGCCGCCGCCGGGGGAACGCCGGTCTGTTTCTCGGTGTCCGAGAGAGGGGGGGGCTCCTCGTAGGAGTCGCGTTCTTCGCCGGCATAGCGACTGATCCGCACCTCTTCCCCGATCAACGCCTGCTCCCCCGCCCGGACCGGTAACTCACCCTCGTTCCTGCTGATGGTCCCTTGGCCCTTGCGGACGATCAATGTCGTCTCACCGGTTTCCGAGGCGGTCATCCAATATCGGCCGGGGACGGCAAACTCCGCCTTCCCTCCCCCCGGGATCATGACGCGGACGGGGGCAAAATCGGTTTCAGGCAGGGAGAACCGGATCTCCCCGGACCGGAGCCGGAATGCCGTGGCATCGTCTTCCACACCACGGACGGACAGCTCGGTGCCGGCGGTAAGGAGGACGAATTGCCCCCCGTGGAACTGCAACTCCGCCTCGGATCCGTCCGGGATGCTGATCAACGACCTGGCGGGCACGGGGCTGTTGGTGGGAAACTCTTCCCAGTCCCCGGAGTCCGGGGTTCGCACCCATGCGGTTCCCTCGAAAATCTTCAGACGGGTGACGGAATACGCCGGAACACCCTCGTATTCGTCCTCTTCCACCGCATGTCCCGGAATGGCGGACAGGGCCAGGGAAATCGCCACAATCCC
Encoded here:
- a CDS encoding DUF6600 domain-containing protein, yielding MRWMRMVGIVAISLALSAIPGHAVEEDEYEGVPAYSVTRLKIFEGTAWVRTPDSGDWEEFPTNSPVPARSLISIPDGSEAELQFHGGQFVLLTAGTELSVRGVEDDATAFRLRSGEIRFSLPETDFAPVRVMIPGGGKAEFAVPGRYWMTASETGETTLIVRKGQGTISRNEGELPVRAGEQALIGEEVRISRYAGEERDSYEEPPPLSDTEKQTGVPPAAAYELRDYGEWVNSQEYGYVWRPRVSPGWSPYYYGRWGWVSPYGWTWISYEPWGWYPYHYGYWYTDAVFGWVWYPFHSFVSLSFAFGNYHYPYYHSRAYYYPANVRFVRDGSRVRWVPLRPGERRGRIAFTRSDSRLSSWERPLSRGTVYVRRGGSSAGEWRDWTAVRRESREAVRTRSTTPRGEGGVRMQSGSRTGPARREQGIDRSRPGRGERPQESIRGTERPAQERPARPERLQRESPPSARPQSRSESRMQGVREPARSERYGNRVRERGSSPGQVAPLRGVRESSPRIRERAPALPGRTTPDAGRALGPGAGGRSVPGGVPTVERSMENRSPSRERSGGTRGDAVRDVGRGGYDFGTGGGRGGRSVR